The following are encoded in a window of Fusarium verticillioides 7600 chromosome 6, whole genome shotgun sequence genomic DNA:
- a CDS encoding phosphoribosylglycinamide formyltransferase: MSNADQSPCRILVMASGFGSNFQAIIDAISTGSLPNSRIISLIVNRRNAHATVRAEKAGIPWQYFNLISHGFLEKGETDEQKVTEGRRKYDAALAEKILSADEKPELIVLAGWMHVFSTAFLDPIQKAGLNVINLHPALPGEFDGANAIERAYEEFKAGRLTRSGIMAHYVIAEVDRGTPILVKEIEWKGEDLEQYKEKVHSHEHELIVNATAKVAQETVKNRRT; the protein is encoded by the exons ATGTCAAACGCTGACCAATCACCATGCCGAATTCTCGTCATGGCCTCTGGGTTTGGCTCTAATTTCCAGGCCATCATTGATGCGATATCTACTGGCTCGCTCCCAAATAGTCGTATCATTTCTCTCATTGTGAACCGACGGAACGCACATGCAACTGTCCGAGCCGAGAAAGCTG GCATTCCTTGGCAATACTTTAACTTGATCTCTCACGGATTCTTGGAAAAGGGAGAAACCGACGAGCAGAAAGTGACTGAAGGTCGTCGGAAATATGACGCTGCGTTGGCCGAAAAGATCCTCTCAGCCGACGAGAAGCCTGAGCTTATTGTCCTCGCTGGTTGGATGCatgtcttctcaacagctttcCTGGATCCTATCCAGAAGGCTGGTCTGAACGTCATTAACTTGCACCC TGCTCTGCCAGGAGAGTTTGACGGAGCCAATGCGATCGAGCGAGCTTAtgaggagttcaaggctgGTCGACTAACACGCTCAGGCATCATGGCCCACTACGTGATCGCTGAAGTAGACAGGGGTACTCCTATCCTGGTCAAGGAAATTGAGTGGAAGGGAGAGGACCTGGAACAGTACAAGGAGAAGGTTCACTCTCATGAGCACGAGTTGATCGTTAATGCGACCGCAAAGGTGGCACAGGAGACAGTTAAGAACAGAAGGACATAA